Proteins found in one Deferribacterota bacterium genomic segment:
- a CDS encoding peptidase S10: MIRILNLLIIYFFCSTIILFAQIGEQVTLNNDEGNNCNVEEQERTVVTDHIITINGKDVPYKAKTGTLFVYNEKDEPIGSFFYIAYMRSDIDNKDTRPITFAYNGGPGSASLWLHMGAIGPKRVITGDTYQAPGPPYTLVENEYTLLDVSDLVFIDPIGTGYSHALGCEDPKQFWGYMNDIASVSEFIRRFVTENNRWKSPKYLLGESYGTMRSAGVANYLQNYEGMYLNGIVFISTVLDYKTISFDEGNDLPYILFLPTYATTALYHNRIVNPYDSLETFLKEVRSFSVNEYSGALFKGVFLEQNMKEEIITKLSEFTGISKDFIRKGNIRIKDYEFRKELLRDYGLITGRYDSRILGYAENINSSFPEGDPSSWVIDGAFNAAIKSYLSEELGYEEKRTYVTGGGVVWDFPENEYLNFSGELRTAMVRNLVLKSFFANGYYDLATPFFATEYTVAHLGLPKDILNRITFKYYKAGHMMYTNLDSLKKLKGDLLNFYNN, translated from the coding sequence ATGATAAGAATACTAAATCTGTTAATAATTTATTTCTTTTGTTCTACTATTATTTTATTTGCTCAGATTGGAGAACAGGTAACTTTAAATAATGATGAAGGAAATAACTGCAATGTTGAAGAACAAGAAAGAACAGTAGTAACAGACCATATAATAACTATAAATGGTAAAGATGTTCCTTACAAAGCCAAAACTGGCACATTGTTTGTGTATAATGAAAAGGACGAACCTATTGGAAGTTTCTTTTATATAGCCTATATGCGATCAGATATTGATAATAAAGATACAAGACCTATAACATTTGCATATAATGGTGGTCCAGGTTCAGCATCCCTCTGGTTGCATATGGGGGCAATTGGTCCAAAGAGAGTAATAACAGGTGATACTTATCAAGCTCCAGGCCCTCCTTACACATTAGTAGAAAATGAATACACTTTGTTAGATGTAAGTGACCTTGTTTTTATTGATCCAATAGGTACAGGTTATAGTCATGCTTTAGGTTGTGAAGATCCTAAACAATTTTGGGGCTATATGAATGACATAGCTTCTGTATCAGAATTTATTAGGAGATTTGTTACTGAAAATAATAGGTGGAAATCACCAAAATACTTATTAGGCGAATCATATGGTACAATGAGATCAGCGGGAGTAGCTAATTATCTACAAAACTATGAGGGGATGTATCTTAATGGCATAGTTTTTATATCAACAGTGCTTGACTATAAAACGATTAGTTTTGATGAGGGTAATGATTTGCCATATATATTATTTTTACCCACATATGCAACAACAGCACTATATCATAACAGAATAGTAAACCCTTATGATTCTTTAGAAACATTTCTTAAGGAAGTTAGATCATTTTCGGTGAATGAATACAGTGGTGCTTTATTTAAAGGTGTTTTTTTAGAACAAAATATGAAAGAAGAGATTATAACAAAATTATCAGAATTTACAGGCATATCTAAAGATTTTATTCGCAAGGGCAACATTAGAATAAAAGATTATGAGTTTAGGAAAGAACTATTAAGAGATTATGGTCTTATTACGGGTAGATATGATTCAAGGATATTAGGCTATGCTGAGAATATTAATTCTTCATTTCCTGAAGGAGACCCTTCATCTTGGGTTATCGACGGGGCCTTTAATGCTGCTATTAAATCATATTTGTCTGAGGAGTTAGGCTATGAGGAAAAAAGAACCTATGTAACAGGTGGTGGTGTTGTGTGGGATTTTCCTGAAAATGAATATTTAAATTTTAGTGGTGAGTTAAGAACTGCTATGGTAAGAAATCTAGTGCTAAAATCTTTTTTTGCAAATGGTTATTATGATTTAGCTACACCTTTTTTTGCAACTGAATATACAGTTGCTCATTTAGGGTTACCTAAAGATATATTAAATAGAATAACCTTTAAATATTATAAGGCTGGACATATGATGTATACAAATTTGGACTCTTTGAAAAAGCTTAAAGGAGATTTGTTGAATTTTTATAATAATTAA
- a CDS encoding alpha/beta hydrolase, with protein MPYINVDNIKTYYVASNFSDEKIPIIFIHGAGNTSHTWFNQLNLNIEKYFPLAIDLPGHGRSEGEGSDNIEGYSNFIYSFINKMDFKNVILAGHSMGGAIVQDFSFKFPEIVTKIILVATGAKLRVAQEILENTKLGYSYNYLAYSNKTDNNIIKEAESEFSLTDPMVRYNDFIACNNFDMMDKIDQLEIPSLIIVGSDDILTPLKYASFLRDKLKNSRLVVIDEAGHNVMWEKPKETNAAIISFLTDN; from the coding sequence ATGCCATATATAAATGTTGATAATATTAAGACTTATTATGTAGCTAGCAATTTTTCAGATGAGAAAATTCCAATAATATTTATTCATGGAGCAGGGAATACTTCACATACGTGGTTTAATCAGCTTAATTTAAATATTGAGAAATATTTTCCATTGGCAATTGATTTGCCAGGTCATGGTAGAAGTGAAGGAGAAGGAAGCGATAATATAGAGGGTTATTCGAATTTTATTTACTCATTCATTAATAAAATGGATTTTAAGAATGTGATACTAGCAGGACACTCTATGGGAGGGGCAATTGTTCAAGATTTTTCTTTTAAATTTCCTGAAATTGTAACTAAAATAATATTAGTTGCAACTGGAGCTAAATTAAGGGTAGCACAGGAGATATTAGAAAATACTAAATTAGGCTATTCCTACAATTATCTAGCTTATTCAAATAAAACAGATAATAATATAATAAAAGAAGCTGAAAGTGAGTTTTCATTAACAGATCCTATGGTAAGATACAATGATTTTATAGCATGTAATAATTTTGATATGATGGATAAAATTGATCAATTAGAGATACCATCACTTATAATTGTTGGAAGTGATGATATATTAACACCATTGAAATATGCCAGTTTTTTACGTGATAAGCTAAAAAATTCAAGATTAGTAGTTATTGATGAGGCAGGGCATAATGTTATGTGGGAGAAACCCAAAGAAACTAATGCTGCCATAATATCTTTTTTAACAGATAATTAA
- a CDS encoding M23 family metallopeptidase, whose translation MKKKFKAKYVLFLAIVIFIFLIIWVFFKYMEAEKPVIAIKPDITFLSSSQALDISAKDIKSGLKSISIELIQDDKSKVLYSKRLKGSLFNYNKNKKKYSIEFMLEPLKLDFYNGDAKLIIIARDYSWRSWFKGNSAKISKDITIDAEPPVVEVLTSNHYISPGGSALVIYKLNEKTKKSGVIIDNKFFPGYSGYFKNNNIYLCFFALDYNKHKVDQLYVQAVDLAGNISKKGFDCYIKSKHFDHEVLDITDSFLSRKLPEFEKYVDFDPKETKIEKYLEINNRLRSKSYKELFTLSGKSENKMYWSGAFLRNKGATTANFADQRSYRYKGKIIDKEVHMGVDIASFKHAPVKAANNGKVVLTKAIGIFGDTVVIDHGFGLFSMYSHLSKISVKNNQIVSKGDIIGNTGMTGLAGGDHLHYGMFINKTFINPIEWWDENWISNNIITKLKNVEESIKFR comes from the coding sequence TTGAAAAAGAAATTTAAGGCAAAATACGTCTTGTTTTTAGCTATTGTTATTTTTATTTTTTTGATAATATGGGTATTTTTTAAATATATGGAAGCTGAGAAACCAGTTATTGCAATTAAACCTGATATTACATTTTTAAGTAGTTCACAGGCGTTAGATATTTCAGCAAAAGATATAAAAAGTGGTTTGAAGAGCATATCTATTGAATTAATACAAGATGATAAAAGCAAGGTTTTATATAGTAAAAGACTTAAAGGAAGTTTATTTAATTATAATAAAAATAAGAAGAAATACAGTATAGAGTTTATGTTAGAACCATTAAAGTTAGACTTTTACAATGGGGATGCAAAACTTATTATAATAGCTAGGGATTATTCATGGAGAAGTTGGTTTAAAGGAAATTCAGCTAAGATATCAAAAGATATCACAATTGATGCTGAACCGCCTGTGGTTGAGGTTCTGACAAGTAATCATTATATATCACCAGGTGGATCAGCTTTAGTTATATATAAATTGAATGAAAAAACAAAAAAGAGTGGTGTAATAATAGATAATAAGTTTTTTCCAGGATATTCTGGTTATTTTAAAAATAATAATATCTATTTATGTTTTTTTGCTCTTGATTATAATAAACATAAAGTTGACCAATTGTACGTACAAGCAGTTGATTTGGCTGGAAATATAAGCAAGAAAGGTTTTGATTGTTATATAAAGAGTAAACATTTTGATCATGAAGTTTTAGATATTACTGATAGCTTTTTATCAAGAAAATTACCTGAATTTGAGAAATATGTTGATTTTGATCCTAAAGAAACAAAGATAGAAAAATATTTAGAAATTAATAATAGATTAAGAAGTAAAAGCTATAAAGAATTATTTACATTATCTGGTAAAAGTGAGAATAAAATGTACTGGAGTGGTGCTTTTCTAAGAAATAAAGGTGCAACAACAGCTAATTTTGCAGATCAAAGAAGCTATAGATATAAAGGCAAGATAATTGATAAGGAAGTGCACATGGGTGTAGATATTGCCTCATTTAAACATGCACCTGTTAAGGCAGCAAATAATGGCAAAGTGGTTTTGACAAAAGCTATTGGGATATTTGGGGATACAGTTGTTATAGATCATGGTTTTGGATTATTCAGTATGTATTCCCATCTTAGTAAAATAAGTGTTAAAAACAATCAAATTGTTTCAAAGGGTGATATTATAGGAAATACCGGTATGACTGGTTTAGCTGGTGGAGATCATCTCCATTATGGTATGTTTATAAATAAAACCTTTATTAACCCTATCGAATGGTGGGATGAAAACTGGATAAGTAATAATATAATAACAAAATTAAAAAATGTCGAAGAATCTATTAAGTTTAGATAA
- the dctP gene encoding TRAP transporter substrate-binding protein DctP yields the protein MNFKYKSYFLSIILIILFINPTTTYGINTKREIINAKLASAEIEGDLMTVWSRKFAAYMKKETNGLFNLDVYPYGTLGSEMNINQLCQLGAVDFVYQGAAHLSAFVPECDFLKIHYLLPKENTGKIIKYLVTKGDFYKLLTKAFKKRNLYPLAVTFEGWQWITSKKPLIHFEDVKGVKVRVMNSKMLIHQYNAYGFSPTTMDYGEIYSSLQTNVLDAQIQPMFANYSMKFYEVSPFFTQMWTSPFLGIIAANLDFFNSLPPNLQRKIEDFWVSAIIKSYEWIVERNKRDMKKIKEEKPEVKFYKFNNDDLNKAKKIIEEKIISNLDSLIGKNAGEIYKILENDIEKAKITIKQNKPF from the coding sequence ATGAATTTTAAATATAAAAGTTATTTCTTATCTATAATTTTAATAATTCTATTTATAAACCCAACCACCACATATGGAATTAATACAAAAAGAGAGATCATTAATGCAAAATTGGCTTCAGCAGAGATTGAAGGCGACTTAATGACTGTGTGGTCACGAAAATTTGCAGCATATATGAAAAAAGAAACCAATGGATTATTCAACTTAGATGTTTATCCCTATGGAACACTGGGCTCTGAAATGAATATAAACCAACTCTGCCAATTAGGGGCAGTAGATTTTGTTTATCAAGGAGCAGCTCATCTTAGTGCCTTTGTGCCTGAGTGTGACTTTTTAAAAATTCACTATTTATTACCTAAAGAGAATACAGGTAAAATTATAAAATATTTAGTTACAAAAGGAGATTTCTATAAATTACTAACCAAGGCTTTCAAGAAAAGAAATCTATATCCATTGGCTGTGACATTTGAAGGTTGGCAGTGGATTACATCAAAAAAACCTTTAATTCACTTTGAGGATGTAAAAGGTGTAAAGGTAAGGGTTATGAACTCTAAAATGCTTATTCATCAATATAACGCCTATGGTTTTAGTCCAACTACGATGGATTATGGAGAAATTTATTCCTCTCTTCAAACAAATGTATTAGATGCTCAAATACAGCCAATGTTTGCAAACTATAGTATGAAATTCTATGAGGTATCCCCCTTTTTTACCCAGATGTGGACATCTCCTTTCTTGGGAATAATAGCGGCAAATCTTGATTTTTTTAATTCATTGCCACCTAATTTGCAGAGAAAAATAGAAGACTTTTGGGTAAGTGCTATAATTAAATCTTACGAATGGATAGTGGAGAGAAATAAAAGGGATATGAAAAAAATAAAGGAAGAAAAACCTGAAGTTAAGTTCTATAAATTTAATAATGATGACTTAAATAAAGCAAAAAAAATAATTGAAGAAAAAATAATCTCAAACCTAGATTCTTTAATCGGTAAAAATGCAGGAGAAATTTATAAAATATTAGAAAATGACATAGAGAAAGCAAAAATAACAATTAAACAAAATAAACCCTTTTAA